A window of Planctomycetaceae bacterium contains these coding sequences:
- a CDS encoding serine hydrolase domain-containing protein, whose protein sequence is MRNDFVAGHALRGVTLFVLGIVRLAFTSAAPADDAPSLNTLLQPFVAKHELAGAVAVVADRNQILALEMVGFSDVSLHKPMTKDAMFWIASQSKPMTATAVMMLVDEGRISLDDAVETHLPEFKGQMVVTEKSDDQVTLQRPVRPVTIRDILSHMSGLPFRSAIEEPTLDGLPLRVAVQSYAMTSLQTQPGTRYQYSNAGINTAARILEVLSGMPYEDFMQQRLFNPLGMKDTTFWPNEEQVTRIAKSYRPNPEKEDLIEIPVSQLTYPLNNRTQRFPMPAGGLFSTATDTAIFCQMLLNGGEWNGRQIISKAALKELSSRQTPGSVKESYGLGFALSPDGFGHGGAQATSMHVYPEEGIVIVWMVQHAGFPGEGARAQGVFRNWATSRSWAN, encoded by the coding sequence ATGCGGAATGACTTTGTCGCTGGACACGCCCTTCGCGGCGTCACCCTGTTCGTGCTGGGGATCGTACGTCTTGCGTTTACATCCGCTGCACCCGCGGACGATGCTCCATCACTGAATACCCTGTTGCAGCCGTTTGTTGCCAAACATGAACTGGCGGGAGCCGTTGCAGTCGTCGCCGATCGAAATCAGATTCTCGCGTTAGAAATGGTTGGCTTCTCGGATGTCAGTCTTCATAAGCCGATGACGAAGGATGCGATGTTCTGGATTGCATCGCAGTCCAAGCCAATGACTGCAACTGCGGTGATGATGCTTGTCGATGAAGGCCGAATATCGCTGGATGATGCGGTCGAAACACATTTGCCGGAGTTCAAAGGCCAGATGGTAGTGACAGAAAAGTCAGACGATCAGGTAACGCTGCAACGTCCGGTTCGCCCCGTGACAATTCGTGACATTCTAAGTCATATGAGTGGCCTGCCGTTTCGATCGGCGATCGAGGAGCCAACGCTGGATGGGTTGCCACTGCGTGTTGCGGTTCAGAGTTACGCGATGACGTCTCTTCAGACGCAGCCGGGGACCAGGTATCAATATTCAAATGCCGGAATCAACACTGCTGCCCGCATTCTGGAAGTTCTGTCCGGCATGCCTTACGAAGATTTCATGCAGCAGCGTCTGTTCAATCCGCTTGGCATGAAAGATACCACGTTCTGGCCGAATGAAGAGCAAGTGACGCGCATTGCAAAGTCTTATCGACCAAACCCTGAAAAGGAAGATCTGATAGAAATACCGGTCAGTCAGTTAACTTATCCACTGAACAACCGAACGCAACGATTTCCAATGCCAGCAGGCGGGTTGTTTTCAACGGCTACCGATACTGCCATCTTCTGTCAGATGCTGCTGAACGGTGGAGAATGGAATGGCCGGCAGATCATCAGCAAAGCCGCACTGAAAGAACTGTCCTCGCGTCAAACCCCAGGCAGTGTGAAAGAGAGTTACGGTCTTGGTTTCGCATTGTCGCCCGACGGTTTTGGGCATGGAGGCGCGCAAGCGACCAGTATGCACGTCTATCCCGAAGAAGGGATCGTTATCGTATGGATGGTCCAGCACGCCGGTTTCCCGGGAGAAGGAGCCCGCGCGCAGGGTGTTTTTCGTAACTGGGCAACATCCCGGTCATGGGCGAATTGA
- the frr gene encoding ribosome recycling factor: protein MDQDEILLDAEERMEKAVSVLSNALKGIRTGRASAGLVDSVRVEYYGSPTPLKQIANVSVPEPQQIMIRPFDSTTLDAIAKAITNSDLGLAPNNDGRVIRLNIPPLSTERRKQLTSRVKELAEEARVAIRNIRRDANKHADQSEKDKVMSEDDRDTTKDKVQDLTKKYEGIVNDRATSKETEVMDN from the coding sequence ATGGATCAGGATGAGATTCTTCTGGACGCCGAAGAACGCATGGAAAAAGCAGTTTCCGTTCTCTCAAACGCCTTGAAAGGAATTCGAACGGGTCGTGCCAGTGCAGGTCTGGTGGACTCAGTCCGGGTTGAATACTACGGCTCTCCCACACCACTGAAGCAGATTGCCAACGTCAGCGTGCCAGAGCCTCAGCAGATCATGATTCGCCCGTTCGATAGTACTACGCTGGATGCGATCGCAAAGGCCATCACGAACAGTGACCTGGGCCTGGCGCCGAACAATGATGGACGCGTGATTCGACTGAATATTCCACCACTCTCCACGGAACGACGAAAGCAGCTGACAAGTCGTGTTAAGGAACTCGCCGAAGAAGCTCGTGTAGCGATCCGAAATATTCGACGCGATGCCAATAAGCACGCGGACCAGTCTGAAAAAGATAAAGTAATGTCCGAAGATGATCGCGACACCACCAAAGACAAAGTTCAGGATCTGACAAAGAAGTACGAAGGCATTGTCAACGATCGGGCCACGTCCAAGGAAACTGAGGTCATGGATAACTAG
- a CDS encoding acyl-CoA dehydrogenase family protein: MTRRTDFQTLEQQLRELPACERTDEWPTAQFEALKQAGGLRWNIGPEFGGDGLSSAEMLSLYRQLASASLVTTFILTQRNAACQRIALARESDLRTKLLTQLCEGAIFSTVGISHLTTSRQHLKSPPVSVTVDGSDYVLNGVVPWATGATMADVLVTGGTLFDQTQILAAIPAHRAGVSVGKPVEMLALNSSQTGAIHLQNVRISAEEVLHGPVEKVMSQGAGGGAGSLGTSALAIGAAEGTIRQFEVEVEKRPELAEFILPLKAEANRLVLELERAAEATQDAGTQATEVLRRDANSLVTRSAQVWLAATKGAGFIAGHPAERAVRESMFFMVWSCPQPVLNANLKELSCRLNDE; encoded by the coding sequence GTGACCCGACGAACTGATTTTCAGACGCTCGAACAACAACTTCGCGAACTCCCGGCATGCGAACGGACAGACGAGTGGCCTACGGCCCAGTTCGAAGCGCTCAAACAGGCCGGTGGTCTTCGCTGGAACATCGGGCCTGAATTTGGTGGTGATGGACTCAGTTCGGCCGAGATGCTTTCGCTTTATCGTCAGCTTGCCTCGGCATCACTGGTGACAACGTTCATCCTGACCCAGCGAAATGCCGCCTGTCAGCGTATTGCGCTTGCCCGAGAAAGTGATCTGCGGACAAAGTTGCTGACACAATTATGCGAAGGCGCGATATTCTCGACGGTCGGGATTTCACATCTGACAACATCGCGACAGCATTTGAAGTCACCGCCGGTTTCAGTGACGGTCGATGGAAGCGATTACGTTTTGAATGGCGTTGTGCCCTGGGCCACAGGTGCCACGATGGCTGATGTTCTTGTGACTGGCGGAACATTATTCGATCAGACCCAGATTCTTGCAGCTATCCCAGCCCATCGTGCCGGCGTTTCCGTTGGTAAACCTGTAGAAATGCTTGCTCTGAACTCATCTCAGACGGGAGCCATTCATCTGCAGAATGTTCGTATTTCTGCAGAGGAAGTTCTGCACGGACCCGTCGAAAAAGTAATGTCGCAGGGAGCCGGTGGTGGAGCGGGGTCGCTGGGAACGTCAGCACTGGCCATTGGTGCTGCCGAGGGCACGATTCGACAGTTCGAAGTAGAGGTTGAGAAACGCCCGGAGCTTGCCGAATTTATCCTTCCCTTGAAGGCCGAAGCGAATCGTCTCGTGCTTGAACTGGAAAGGGCAGCGGAGGCTACGCAGGATGCGGGAACACAGGCGACCGAAGTTTTGCGGCGCGACGCCAATAGTCTGGTGACGCGATCTGCACAGGTCTGGCTGGCGGCAACAAAAGGAGCGGGATTTATTGCTGGTCATCCTGCAGAACGTGCGGTGCGTGAAAGCATGTTCTTTATGGTTTGGTCGTGTCCACAGCCCGTTCTGAACGCCAATCTGAAGGAACTAAGTTGTCGGCTGAACGACGAATGA
- a CDS encoding NAD-dependent epimerase/dehydratase family protein codes for MKALVTGGGGFLGLYIVEQLLADGHEVRVFCRGQYERLTQLNVPVVQGDLRNYDEVSSACEDIDAVFHVAALPGVWGPWKSYHDINTLGTINVVEACKKQSVRRLVYTSSPSVVFDGCDHIDADESLPYASSWLCHYPHSKALGEQAVLAADNPQLRTVALRPHLIWGPRDNHLIPRLIHRAKNGRLRRVGDGTNVVSVSYVENAAAAHVQVERHLRDSDSAAGKAYFINEPESVNLWNWIDLLLVRAGLPPVQKSISRRAAWNIGAMLETLWSITRLKGEPPMTRFVASQLAGSHSYSIAAAQRDFSYTPVVSMEEGLERLQPDLTAATRK; via the coding sequence ATGAAGGCTTTGGTGACGGGGGGCGGTGGTTTTCTCGGCCTGTACATTGTTGAGCAACTTCTGGCAGATGGTCATGAAGTTCGAGTGTTTTGTCGCGGGCAGTACGAAAGACTGACGCAGCTGAACGTACCAGTCGTACAGGGCGATCTGCGGAATTACGACGAAGTCTCTTCGGCCTGTGAAGACATCGATGCGGTCTTTCACGTGGCTGCTCTTCCCGGCGTCTGGGGGCCGTGGAAGTCGTATCACGACATCAACACTCTGGGTACGATCAATGTTGTGGAGGCCTGCAAGAAACAGAGCGTCCGGCGGCTGGTCTACACAAGCTCGCCCAGCGTTGTGTTCGATGGTTGCGACCACATCGATGCCGATGAAAGTCTGCCGTATGCATCGTCCTGGTTATGTCATTATCCGCATTCAAAAGCACTTGGCGAACAGGCAGTGCTGGCTGCTGACAACCCACAGCTTCGCACGGTTGCCCTGCGTCCGCATTTGATCTGGGGCCCGCGAGACAACCACCTGATTCCCAGGCTGATCCACCGGGCTAAGAATGGTCGGCTGCGGCGAGTGGGTGATGGCACAAATGTTGTTTCGGTTTCGTATGTAGAAAATGCGGCCGCCGCGCATGTACAGGTTGAACGCCACCTGCGCGACTCAGATTCAGCGGCTGGCAAAGCCTATTTCATCAATGAACCCGAATCGGTGAATCTCTGGAACTGGATTGATTTGTTACTGGTTCGTGCTGGTTTGCCACCGGTTCAGAAATCCATTTCACGGCGTGCTGCATGGAACATCGGTGCCATGTTGGAAACATTGTGGTCGATAACGCGACTGAAGGGTGAGCCACCGATGACACGTTTCGTTGCGTCACAGCTGGCAGGATCACACAGTTACAGCATAGCGGCCGCACAGAGAGATTTTTCATACACACCTGTCGTGTCCATGGAAGAAGGCCTGGAACGACTTCAGCCCGACCTGACGGCTGCTACGCGAAAGTAG
- a CDS encoding cob(I)yrinic acid a,c-diamide adenosyltransferase, whose amino-acid sequence MPALTRIYTRTGDDGSTSDGSGQRIEKIHPRVVAGGSIDETNCAIGVAVAADELSTMNEDLRRLQHFLFDLGADVCVPLKQEPASSTIRIQSSHVVALERMIDSYNEKLKSLKNFVLPGGSTQAAALHLSRSICRRAELDLLQLSQLESINPHVIIAMNRLSDLLFVLARTANTPRGDVLWQPDMKLELHSADGTRHDMQPRD is encoded by the coding sequence ATGCCTGCATTAACGCGAATCTACACAAGAACCGGCGATGACGGGTCCACATCGGATGGATCCGGTCAGCGTATTGAGAAAATCCATCCCCGCGTTGTGGCAGGTGGAAGCATCGACGAAACCAATTGCGCCATTGGTGTGGCAGTTGCAGCCGACGAACTTTCAACGATGAACGAAGACCTCCGTCGGCTGCAGCATTTTCTTTTTGATCTGGGGGCTGATGTTTGTGTTCCGCTGAAGCAGGAGCCTGCGTCGTCGACGATTCGCATTCAGTCATCGCACGTCGTTGCGCTGGAACGGATGATTGACAGCTACAACGAGAAGCTCAAATCGCTGAAAAATTTTGTGCTGCCCGGCGGGTCCACTCAGGCGGCAGCGCTGCATTTGTCCCGAAGCATTTGTCGAAGGGCTGAACTGGATCTGCTTCAGCTGTCACAGTTGGAATCGATCAACCCCCACGTGATTATTGCCATGAATCGGCTGAGTGATTTACTGTTTGTGCTAGCCCGCACGGCAAACACGCCGCGCGGTGATGTGCTCTGGCAGCCGGATATGAAGCTGGAGCTACATTCGGCGGATGGCACACGTCACGACATGCAGCCTCGGGATTGA